The Nicotiana sylvestris chromosome 6, ASM39365v2, whole genome shotgun sequence genomic sequence agagccacagGAGCGAATCGAAGACATCTCTCAAGCTAGTTCTTCCTCTCGCTACCTCAATTTCATAATTCTGTGGGAAATTGTCTAATTGTAGCGTGTAGCTGAAAGCCTAGGGTTTACTCTTGGAAGAAGCAGCTGAAAATGACGATTGGAGAAGAAACAACTACTAATAGTGTCAATAATGCAGCTGGCACAACTGTGTTTCCGTCAATTAACCACAATCATCCACTCTTCCTTCAACCAACAGACACTCCAGGTAGTAAACTAATCTCTCTTCAACTTACTGGTTCAGATAATTATGCGATATGGAGTAGGTCTATGAGGATTGGCCTGTTAGGGAAGAGTAAGTTAGGCTTTGTAGATGGTCGATTTCCTAAGTCTAAATTTGAACCTGAACTTCATGATCAGTGGGAGAAAGTGAATGTTGTAGTTCTCTCATGAATAATGAATGCAGTAAAGCCAGGTTTACTTAGTAGTGTAGTAAAATGCCTCTAATTCTCATAAGGTTTAGGAAGACTTAAAGGAGAATTTTTTGACAAGGTAAATGGATATAGGGTTTTGTATCTCAATAGAGAAATTCATAACCTCACTCAAAGTACTATATCTGTTACTGACTACTTCTCCAAGCTGAGAGACCTTTCGGATAAGTTTAATGCAGTAATGCCTTGTCCTGGTTGTCCATGTCTTGAATCAAAGAAATATGCCCAACATTTTGAGTATAACAGGCTACTCCAATTTCTGATGGGATCGAATGAGTCTTACTCACAGTCAAGGAGTTAGATTATGATGATGTATCCAATTCCTAGCATTAAGAAAGCTTACTCACTATTGATTGATCAAGAAAGCCAAAAGAGTCTGGCTAATTTCACTCAGAATAATCACACTACTGAAGGCATAGAAGGAGCTGTGTTCTATAGTAATAAAAACTCAACAAGTGCAGGCGGAAATTTCAAGTTCAGAAAAAATCAAGTGTAGTGTGACTACTGTCATTACAAGGGGCACACAAAGGAGAATTGCTACAAACTTCATGGCTATCCATCAGACTTCAAGGGAAAGAAGAAATGGCAAAACTCTGGAGTGTATGCAAATAATATGAGTGTTTTAGTGTTTCCAAATGCTACTGAAAATGGCAATCCACAAGGTACTTATGGAACTCAATCAGGAATACAGCAGGTTCAGCATGCCTACATGCCTCAGTTTGCCCAGACCACTCCTAACAATGGTCCTACTACTCCTTTCATCACCAAAGAGTAGTATCAAAAAATACTTCAAATGCTAGCCAAATGGAATGAAGAGGGTCCAGAATCATTTAGCAAGTTAGCTGCTACAAGTACTCTAATTACTCTAATGTCCAATTTTCTCAAGAAAAATTGGATTATAGACACAGGAGCCTCAAATCATATGACTTCTCAACTTGATGCTCTTACATCTTGTCAGTCCATTCCCAGCTCAGAGAAGTGCAAAGTTCAATTACCTACTGGAAATGTAGTTTCTGTATCACATAAAGGAACCTCCTCAGTACATAGAAATAACACCATTTCCAATGTGTTGTACATTCCTGATTTTAAATGCAACCTGCTCTCAGTATCTCAACTCACCAAAGAACTTCAATGCATGATTGCACTCTTCCCTGACTTTTGTATTTTTCAGGATCTCTACAGTGGTCAGGTGAAGGGGATTGGTAAGGAGGAGCATGGCTTGTACATACTTCAAGGAGGACTATCACAGGATtctacaacaacatcaatcaaTAAGTATGCTCACACAACTAGCTTAACTGATTCTGAAGAAGTATGGCATAAGAGACTAGGACATGATCCTATTGATGTAATAAGGAAGTTAGATGCTCTTAGTACCCTAAAGAAAGGACTCAATACTGTCCTGTATCTCTAGTTTCTAAACAATCCAAACTACCTTTTCCTTTAAGTATCTCAGTGTCTAATACTACATTTGACTTAGTGCATTGTGATATCTAGGGGCCATATAGAGTTCCCTCACATAGTGGTAAGAGGTACTCTATTACAGTAGTTGATGACTATACCAGATTGGTgatgtccaaatccactactaaaaggTAAATGGACACAGTCGCATGCACTAtgatttacccaactatgagtcggggtcaaatcgcacagagaacaatatgtaggcgattaggaatgtaagagaattatcacttatcgcGCAATACCAAACACTAAGAATTTGGTTTTGGAAATGTTTTATACctaaatgtaaactaacctagaaagcaagtaaaatgatcgatggctacaagtatggatacatcaggaattacactcaagtaacggtccaatgtatttcacgattttacaaatatgagcgagtttatgttaattagccacagataataattctatattagcttcttccaaagactaacaagacttcctaattgaattattcctAACCCAATTAAGCGATTAAGCACACCTgaaatggctacaagtagttcaatcctattcctaggtagaatctataaaatgagggttaaagtctcaagttcttgttaattaatctttaccaaccccaaattatcttttccaaattaattcggagttaatgggcgagtcctagggttagctaatccctttggaaacattaaagaacaagaataattaaagaaacaataactcacctcataaaaggataaaaatcaatcaatacataagcacaacaaggtatttgatccacactttaaacatgaatatttccataaataagattcaagtgttggaaataaatactacacacttagatatacaatacaaaggaaggaaatgaagaaataaacataaatgggtaagaaaatcTTAACCAAAAGCTttaaatcttcaagaccaaagtgtgtgtgcaaagccctagcttccaaaaattgttctctctagccctaagaactgaaaataagccaaagatgtCCAAAATATCTGCTTGGACGAGTATAAAAATGGTTTGGGGTTGAGAAAATTTGAAATCCCTAATTTGCCTAGATCTGATGCTCGTTTTCTGTACCTGCGGAAGAATCATCGCAAGTgcggctccgcagatgcggagatCCCATCGCAAAAGCGATTTGCCAGCTGAAACTCTATTACCGTAGATGCGGTTCACCAGGCGCAGATACGCCACCGCAGAAACGGTAatccaaccgcagatgcggttccttGCAATCTAAGACAGCTTCGCAGATGCGAAACTATTCACGTAGAAGCAGGGTATTGAGATATGCTTGACACCACAGATGCGGACTCCAAAAGCATAGATGCGCTACCGCAGAAGTGGAAAACCACTCGCACATGCAATTCCTGAAAAAATGCCCAGATCCACAGATGCGTGTTTACTTCCGCAGATGCGAGGTCGCTTCTGCGACCActcttccgcagatgcggaatcatTGGAGAATTTTGCATTGTTTTCACCCTCTTTTGCTCAATTCTacttcaattcaattcaaatcacTTTGTAGCGTCATTTACCTAAAAATAtaacaatacacaccataaacgacctcatattatagttaaaggaCATAAAAGATAAGGAAAAGAGACTAGATTGAGTGGCAAAATCACCACTCATCACAGATACACTTGGATCTTTTTGCTCAACTTCAAGTCAGAATTTATAATTGTACTAAGAGACTTTCTAACTCAAATAACAATATGTTTTCAGCTTCCATAAAAGTCTTAAGGACTGATAATGGCAGTGAGTTCTTTAGTAATGAGTTTAAACAATTGCTTTCCAATCTTGGTATATTTCATCAGAATTCATGTGTCTACACACCTCAACAAAATAGAATTGTTGAGAGAAAACATAGAACAATTCTAGACATGGTCAGGTCTCTTAGATTTCAAGCAGCTATACCTCTCAAATTTTGGGGTGAGTGTGTTACCACAACAGTCTACCTCATCAACAGACTACCCTCTAGAACACTTGGGTACAAATCACCATTTGAGTTTCTCTACTTACATCCTCCTTCTCTGCAACACTTAAAGGGTTTTTGGTTGTCTATGCTATGCAGCATGCCCCGACATTGTTGACAAGTTCTCACCAAGAGTTatttctgatgtattccttggtTACTCCTCCTCTCAAAAGGGCTATGTCTTGTATGACATGAATGTTAAGTCTTTCTTTGTTAACCGAAACGTTATTTTTCAAGAAGGCATTTTTCCTTTCAAGCACGTATCATCTTGAGGTACCACTACTTTTTCTATCGTGGATCTACCGTCTTCAACTAGTACAGATCCTAGGCTCTATGCTGCAGATTCCTCACTTGAAGTTAGTCCTCCTTCACCTGAATCTAGTACTACATCTGAGGTTGAGTCTTCTCCTATGGCCACTACTCTCCAAATCCTGAAGGTAATATCACAGATATTGCAGCATCAAATGATCCTCCACCTGATACTCCTCTTGAGGCTGATCCTGATACTGCAGTACCTAGTACAGTGACTACCTCACCTGTTGTTGTTCCTATTCAGGTCATAAAATCCTCCAGGACCAGCAAACCTGCCATTTAGATGCAAGACTATGTGGTGCAATCACATGCTGCTTAGTGTCCCTATCCTATCTCTGCTTATGTCAACTATTCTTACATCACTCCCTCATATAGTAGAGTATTGGCAGCCTATTCAGATGGCTCTAAACCTCAATCCTTTACTGAGGCAGTCACAGATCCTCAATGGGTAGAGGCTTTGAGGTTAGAGATTGCGGCATTAGAGGAAAACAAAACCTGGAGCATAGTTGATTTACCTCTTGGCAAAACTCCTATTGGTTGAAGATGGATATTCAAAATCAAGTATAAGGCCTCAGGAGAGATTGAAAGATACAAGGCTAGACTGATTGCCAAGGCTACAGTCAAAAAGAAGGTTTAGACTATAGTG encodes the following:
- the LOC138871689 gene encoding uncharacterized protein; this encodes MTIGEETTTNSVNNAAGTTVFPSINHNHPLFLQPTDTPGSKLISLQLTGSDNYAIWSRSMRIGLLGKSLGRLKGEFFDKVNGYRVLYLNREIHNLTQSTISVTDYFSKLRDLSDKFNAVMPCPGCPCLESKKYAQHFEYNRLLQFLMGSNESYSQSRS